From Spirosoma aerolatum, one genomic window encodes:
- a CDS encoding lipocalin-like domain-containing protein, with protein MYRSLFFTTLIALFSAAFRPAFDTITGTWKRTAMTLVESSGKSTDMNKMMETNMPCTKEMTYTFGNDGTMKTNVPDACGALKKTIESMNASGKWTMSGRKVVVTTTMKDIPPSTYDVAISGNTMTWTFNYADNPKMPNPTKAQRMTIVYQRI; from the coding sequence ATGTACCGTTCACTCTTTTTCACAACCCTGATTGCTCTTTTTAGTGCTGCTTTTCGCCCCGCTTTCGATACGATCACCGGCACCTGGAAACGAACCGCTATGACACTGGTCGAAAGCTCCGGCAAGTCTACGGATATGAACAAAATGATGGAGACCAACATGCCCTGCACTAAAGAAATGACGTACACTTTCGGTAACGATGGTACTATGAAAACCAACGTTCCAGATGCCTGTGGCGCTTTAAAAAAAACGATCGAATCGATGAATGCTAGTGGCAAATGGACCATGAGCGGTCGTAAAGTTGTGGTAACCACAACCATGAAAGATATTCCACCGTCTACCTATGACGTCGCTATAAGTGGCAATACCATGACATGGACGTTCAACTATGCGGATAATCCTAAAATGCCTAACCCCACTAAAGCGCAACGTATGACGATCGTTTATCAACGAATTTAG
- a CDS encoding DUF418 domain-containing protein: MDSTATLPINGTNDHQAAIRPVALTERIKTIDIVRGVALLGILLMNIPFFGRAFQLESEPLLRPGSTDYSVFAVVTVLFEGKMRALFSMLFGAGILIFTSRKEETNLGSSADFLYRRLLWMVLFGVIHEYILMWVGDILFDYAICALFLFPFRKLTPRQLLLCSLICLSINMIKRERQQFDYRSKYEKYQQVMVLEKAHKKLTDEQKKDKETWGKIVKESKPDMKEVAEFNQKMRSGYGTVYKTLEPDNIRFHSTYLYLYLWDNLCMMFLGMALFKLGFFSNKLTTRTYWLTLLGGYGIGFPLSALGMFLMQQRLLDPVHYTQQWASPAIGYDLQRGLAGIGHASLLILIYRSGLVPWLMKALANVGQMAFSNYILQTICCTLFFNGYGLGYFGKLEYHQLYYVVAVVWVINLLFSAIWLQFYRFGPLEWGWRSLTYWQKQPIRK, encoded by the coding sequence ATGGATTCAACAGCTACGCTTCCGATTAACGGAACTAACGATCATCAGGCGGCCATACGACCAGTGGCACTGACCGAACGCATCAAAACCATTGACATTGTACGGGGCGTGGCTCTGCTGGGTATTTTGCTGATGAATATCCCATTTTTTGGCCGCGCATTCCAGCTCGAAAGTGAACCATTACTCCGCCCAGGTAGCACCGACTATTCTGTCTTTGCCGTGGTTACTGTCCTGTTTGAAGGCAAAATGCGCGCCTTATTTTCCATGCTGTTCGGAGCAGGTATTCTTATTTTTACCAGCCGTAAAGAAGAAACGAACCTGGGAAGCTCCGCCGATTTCCTATACCGCCGGCTATTGTGGATGGTATTGTTTGGGGTTATCCACGAGTACATACTCATGTGGGTAGGCGACATTTTATTCGATTATGCCATTTGTGCTTTATTTCTGTTTCCTTTCCGCAAACTGACTCCGCGCCAGCTACTCCTTTGCTCGCTGATATGCCTGTCGATCAACATGATAAAGCGCGAACGTCAGCAGTTCGATTATCGCAGTAAATATGAGAAGTATCAGCAGGTAATGGTGCTGGAAAAAGCCCACAAAAAGCTGACCGACGAGCAGAAAAAAGACAAGGAAACCTGGGGGAAAATTGTCAAGGAATCGAAACCAGACATGAAAGAGGTGGCTGAATTCAATCAGAAGATGCGCTCGGGCTATGGTACCGTCTATAAAACGCTGGAGCCCGACAATATTCGCTTTCACTCGACCTATTTGTATCTTTACCTATGGGATAACCTATGTATGATGTTTCTAGGCATGGCCTTGTTCAAATTAGGTTTCTTCTCAAATAAACTGACCACACGAACGTACTGGTTAACTTTATTGGGGGGCTATGGCATTGGCTTTCCCCTAAGTGCCCTTGGGATGTTTCTGATGCAGCAGCGACTACTCGATCCAGTCCATTATACACAGCAATGGGCGTCGCCGGCTATAGGCTACGATTTGCAGCGGGGGCTTGCCGGGATTGGCCATGCGAGTTTACTGATACTGATTTATCGCTCAGGACTTGTTCCCTGGCTGATGAAGGCGCTGGCAAATGTAGGACAAATGGCTTTTAGTAATTACATCCTGCAAACCATCTGTTGCACCCTGTTTTTCAATGGGTATGGCCTGGGGTATTTCGGTAAGCTGGAGTATCACCAATTGTATTATGTAGTGGCTGTAGTTTGGGTGATTAACTTACTTTTCAGTGCTATCTGGTTGCAGTTTTATCGATTTGGCCCGCTCGAATGGGGCTGGCGCAGCCTGACATACTGGCAAAAACAACCTATTCGGAAATGA
- the rodA gene encoding rod shape-determining protein RodA codes for MARQNDPFSQNIDWLTLLLYLCLVTLGWLNVYAAVYTPEFHTSPFDMSTNAGKQLMWIGTTAILIICILVVNHTFFDTFAFVFYGFMILMLILVLVAGSNINGSRSWFKFGSFQIQPAEFTKVATALALAKYLDVPGINLSKQKDLLYVAGIIILPCLLIIASNETGSTLVFASFAIMLYREGLPSWIPAVGLSAVALFILALIFPKLYIFIGIGVLAVLVILVMPRYNRTIANLLAIGVVGIGMMIFVTGVDFFVNNVLQKHQRNRIKVLVDPTIDPLGVGWNVTQAKIAIGSGRLQGKGFLEGTQTKFDFVPEQSTDFIFCTIGEEHGFIGALVVISLFIALLTRIVILAEKQRTKFARVYGYCVAGIIFFHIMVNIGMTIGLMPVIGIPLPFFSYGGSSLWSFSILLFIFLKLDSRRVAFTRR; via the coding sequence TTGGCTCGCCAAAACGACCCCTTTTCGCAAAATATTGACTGGCTTACGCTGCTGCTCTACCTGTGCCTCGTAACGCTGGGGTGGCTCAATGTGTATGCCGCTGTATACACTCCTGAGTTCCATACAAGCCCATTCGATATGTCGACCAATGCTGGGAAACAATTGATGTGGATTGGCACTACGGCGATTCTGATTATCTGCATTCTGGTCGTAAATCACACGTTTTTCGATACGTTTGCCTTTGTCTTTTACGGATTTATGATTCTGATGTTGATTCTGGTGCTTGTGGCCGGAAGCAATATCAACGGATCGCGCTCGTGGTTCAAGTTTGGCTCGTTTCAGATTCAGCCTGCTGAGTTTACCAAAGTGGCAACGGCTCTGGCTCTGGCAAAATACCTCGATGTGCCGGGAATCAACCTGAGCAAACAGAAGGACTTGCTCTATGTAGCGGGCATTATTATACTGCCTTGTTTGCTGATTATTGCCTCCAACGAAACGGGCTCAACGCTTGTGTTTGCCTCGTTTGCTATCATGCTGTATCGGGAGGGGCTGCCCAGTTGGATTCCGGCAGTTGGTTTAAGCGCCGTGGCTTTGTTTATCCTCGCACTCATCTTCCCCAAGCTCTATATTTTTATTGGAATTGGCGTATTGGCTGTATTGGTTATTCTGGTTATGCCACGTTATAACCGAACAATTGCTAACCTGCTGGCGATAGGTGTTGTCGGTATCGGGATGATGATTTTTGTGACGGGAGTTGATTTCTTTGTGAACAATGTGCTCCAGAAGCACCAGCGTAACCGGATCAAAGTATTGGTTGATCCTACCATAGACCCGCTGGGCGTAGGTTGGAACGTTACCCAGGCTAAAATTGCCATTGGTTCCGGACGGCTACAGGGGAAAGGATTTCTGGAAGGGACTCAAACCAAATTCGACTTCGTGCCCGAACAAAGTACCGATTTTATTTTCTGTACGATTGGGGAAGAACACGGGTTTATTGGGGCATTGGTTGTTATTTCTCTCTTTATTGCCCTGCTGACGCGTATCGTTATTCTGGCCGAAAAACAGCGGACCAAGTTTGCGCGGGTGTATGGCTACTGCGTAGCGGGTATCATCTTTTTTCACATAATGGTCAATATTGGTATGACCATCGGCCTTATGCCGGTTATTGGTATTCCCCTGCCTTTTTTCAGCTATGGAGGTTCATCTCTCTGGTCATTCTCTATATTGCTGTTCATTTTCCTCAAGCTCGACTCCCGTCGGGTTGCCTTCACCCGGAGGTAA